In the Harmonia axyridis chromosome 3, icHarAxyr1.1, whole genome shotgun sequence genome, one interval contains:
- the LOC123676423 gene encoding phenoloxidase-activating factor 2-like, giving the protein MTSTKFGSVLFTVSILIVFILESAQGDVNLKHKNEPCVCVPFYQCTDDIAGEVVTDGRFLLDQRMEHPTFCNGPFDVCCNIGKIKPKPKKTRDSSVGSTNPQKCGYQEEDVLSWAASMLFQRPDKIFPPTYKCGASIIHKDAVLTAAHCLEEEGYYFIKTGAATRRIYSVTIHPEFEMGSLRHDVAVLSMKKMEDTTDGPMIACIPPVPNVEHNAECIAATFNSEMNQLEKIYVPYVDPVICTERLSTTRLGKYFELHESFVCAGGSEKDTCIGDGGNPLICPIPGQSGRYNQIGIVSWGIGCGKKGIPGVYVNISHVRDWIDGVMKILGKDDQVYKD; this is encoded by the exons ATGACGAGCACCAAATTTGGTTCGGTTTTATTCACCGTTTCTATTTTAATTGTGTTTATTTTGGAATCGGCTCAGGGAGATGTGAATTTGAAACACAAAAATGAGCCCTGTGTTTGCGTGCCATTTTACCAATGCACAGACGACATCGCTGGGGAAGTAGTGACTGACGGAAGATTTTTATTGGATCAGAG AATGGAGCATCCTACCTTTTGTAATGGACCCTTCGACGTCTGTtgcaatattggaaaaattaaacCGAAACCAAAAAAGACTCGGGATTCTTCTGTGGGATCGACCAATCCTCAAAAATGTGGATATCAGGAGGAAGATGTCCTTTCTTGGGCGGCTAGTATGCTTTTTCAGAGACCTGATAAGATATTTCCACCCACCTACAAATGTGGGGCCAGTATCATCCATAAAGATGCTGTCTTGACTGCGGCCCATTGCTTGGAAGAAGAAGGGTATTACTTCATCAAAACAG GTGCTGCTACTAGAAGAATATACAGCGTGACCATTCACCCGGAGTTCGAGATGGGATCTCTTCGACACGATGTTGCAGTACTGTCCATGAAAAAAATGGAGGACACTACCGATGGGCCCATGATAGCTTGCATACCTCCGGTACCCAATGTGGAGCACAACGCTGAATGCATAGCGGCCACATTCAACAGTGAGATGAACCAGCTGGAGAAGATCTACGTGCCGTATGTCGATCCCGTCATTTGTACGGAACGCCTTAGCACAACCAGACTTGGCAAGTACTTCGAGCTGCACGAAAGCTTCGTATGCGCCGGAGGCAGCGAGAAAGACACCTGCATTGGGGACGGCGGAAACCCACTGATTTGTCCAATACCGGGACAATCAGGGAGGTACAACCAGATAGGCATCGTGTCCTGGGGAATTGGATGCGGCAAAAAAGGCATTCCTGGTGTTTATGTCAACATATCCCACGTCCGGGATTGGATTGACGGGgttatgaaaattttaggaaAGGATGACCAGGTGTATAAAGATTGA
- the LOC123675692 gene encoding innexin inx7-like gives MTDFLKPFLALRTNIKLRTSPAHNHIDIDNLIFKLHYRHTAILLFLCSLLVTSRQYIGEHIKCIVGGKLNPRVVSSYCFFTSTFTQVQYTEQELVDNGTVPHLGVGPYALESRSPLIHHSYYQWVPFMLFAQAIMFILTHLLWKKWEGGKLRALLVGIENASYSFAEQEIKSGCGPIPSIEKKKEGIELIKTKIIKSDYVSRFWPLGLVICETLNVLHVYFQMALTNKFLGGIFWSLGPNLMDSSLTSQTLLDTNFPKVTKCSFQMYGPSGSIQRHDVLCVMALNVMNEKIYSVLWFWFVFLLTISTLNLAWRLATYLLHGRSSKFNRYVLSSATPGKLNALTEVTITDHLVFKDWLFLRYLGRNIHGLLFKQIIDELTDGLHQNISVDNPDEMYRLRQ, from the exons ATGACTGATTTTTTGAAACCTTTCCTAGCTTTACGTACTAACATAAAGCTCAGGACCTCTCCAGCACACAATCATATAGATATCGACAACCTAATATTCAAGCTGCACTACAGACACACTGCCATTCTGCTCTTTTTATGTTCACTTTTGGTCACTTCTAGACAGTACATTGGCGAACATATAAAATGTATTGTTGGAGGTAAACTCAATCCCAGAGTAGTCAGTTCGTATTGTTTTTTCACATCAACATTTACTCAA GTACAATACACTGAACAGGAACTTGTGGATAATGGTACTGTGCCACATCTGGGTGTTGGTCCATATGCATTAGAATCTCGATCTCCTCTGATTCATCATTCATACTACCAATGGGTGCCGTTCATGTTGTTCGCTCAAGCCATAATGTTCATCTTGACACATCtattatggaaaaaatgggAAG GAGGAAAACTGAGGGCCCTCTTGGTTGGAATTGAAAACGCCTCATACTCTTTCGCCGAACAAGAAATCAAAAGTGGATGCGGTCCTATTCCTTCAATCGAAAAAAA AAAAGAAGGCATCGAACTGATAAAGACCAAAATAATAAAGAGCGACTATGTTAGTAGATTTTGGCCGTTAGGATTGGTAATTTGCGAAACGCTGAACGTCTTACACGTTTACTTCCAGATGGCATTAACAAACAAATTCTTGGGTGGAATTTTTTGGTCTCTTGGTCCAAACCTAATGGACAGTTCATTAACCAGTCAGACTCTATTGGACACCAATTTTCCCAAG GTGACAAAATGCTCCTTCCAGATGTATGGACCTTCAGGCTCCATCCAGAGACATGACGTGCTCTGCGTGATGGCCCTGAACGTGATGAACGAGAAGATCTACTCAGTGTTGTGGTTCTGGTTCGTCTTTCTCTTGACGATCTCTACGCTCAACTTGGCCTGGAGACTTGCGACATATCTTTTGCACGGGCGCAGCTCAAAGTTCAACAGATACGTCCTCTCTTCGGCTACTCCAGGAAAGTTGAACGCTCTGACAGAGGTGACCATCACTGATCATCTGGTTTTCAAGGATTGGCTCTTTCTAAGATACTTGGGGAGAAATATTCACGGTTTGCTGTTCAAGCAAATCATAGATGAACTTACCGATGGTCTGCACCAAAATATTTCCGTCGATAATCCAGACGAGATGTACAGATTACGTCAGTAG